The DNA sequence CCCGATCGTCATCGTCTTGCCGTCGGCCGCCTCCATGTCAGCCATGTAGCGGGCGGACTCGGGCACCTCCGAGACGGCCGCGGTCTGCGAGCCGGGCTGCGCCTCGCTCGACGATGGCGTCGAGGAGTTGCCGGAGCACGCGGTCAACATGCCGAACGCCGCCAGCGCGCTGATTCCTGCCACCAAGGTGTGGGTGTGTTTTCTCATGTGAGCAGCATGGACGCCCTTGACGGGGGCCGCATGAAGATTATGTGGAGATTGCGTGGAGAACTCATCCCCCACCGCTCAGTCCGCGAGGAAAGCGCGCACCTCGTCGCAGAACACCCGCCAGGCCGGTTCCGTGGCGGTCAACAGGTGATTGTTGCTCGCCAGGGCCACCAGTCGGGAATCCGGAATCAGCGCGGCCAGTTCCTCGCCATAGCGCATCGGAACGCGGTGATCGTTGCGGGAATGCAGGATCAGCGTCGGGCACCGTACCTGCCCGGCCTGCTCGCGCACATCGATGTGCGCGAACTCCTGCAGGAACCGAACCGCGTTCTCCGGCGACGTCGTGCGCCGCTGCAGTTGATCGAAAGCATCCCAATCCGCTCGGGTGCCGTCGGGCAGGAACTGCGCGGCGAACACCTGGCGGAACGCCGGGTCGTCGCGGCCCCAGCCAACCCGAGCCAGATCCAGATCCAGTGCGGCGGCACGCTTTTCGTCCTCGCCCTGGGCTCGCACCGCACGGCCCCTCGCGTAGGCTCCGCACAACACCAGTCTGGTGACCTGCTCCGGGTGCCGGGCCGCGTAGGCCACGGCAACCGCGCCGCCCTGAGACACACCGAGCAGCGGAAAACGATCCAGGCCCACCGCATCGACGACGGACTCCAGGTCCGCGACCCAGTCGTCGAACGTAAAATCCTCTGCGTCCCAATCGGACAGGCCGCAACCTCGCTCGTCGTAGCGGATGAACGTGTGGTGCGCCGACATGTCCCGCACCCAGTGCCGCCAGACCGGGCTCTCGACGTCGTAGCCGAGATGCGTCATCCAGTTCGCTGCCCGCACCAACGGTGGTCCGTCTCCGGTCACCGCGTAGGCCAGCCGGATTCCGTCGCCGGCCCGGCAGAACGCGATGTGCTGGCGGGGAATCTCCGGTTCGGGCTGCGGTTCGGGCTCGCCGTCCGTGCCGTGGTGGGCTCGCAGCGCCCCGACGAACTGATAGCCGCGCCCGCGAACGGTACGGATGTATCGCTGGGATTCGCCGTCGTCGCCCAACGCGCGGCGCACCGCTTTGATGCGGCTGGTCAACGCGGCCTCACCGACGAATCGGCCGCCCCACACCGCGTCGAACAATTCCTCTTTGGTCACGCAGCGTTCGTGGTTGCTCAGTAACTGGGCCAGGACGTCGAACACCTGCGGTTCCACGCGGACCACGTCCTCGCCACACTTGAGTTCATAGCGAGCCGTGTCGAGGGTGTAGTCGTCGAAGCGCCACACCCGGGGCGCTGGCGACTCAGCGCTGGACACGCGGTAACAGTACCGCCGGTGGCGCCCGATTGTCGGGCGCGTCAAGCACGCCGGCGTCAGCGCCAGCCGTCAGCGGCTTGGGCCGCGCGCATCACTGCATCGCACAGTTCACGTAACTCGGCCGGGCCCGCGCCCTCCTCGATCGCCACCGCCATGTCCTCGGCGGCGCACCTGACCTGATACACCCGGTCGGACAGCAACGACGCCTCATCGGCCGAGAGCACCACGGCGTCTGCAGGCACCGATGTCCCCTTGACCATCGCGCGCTGCTCGTAGGCGCGCTGCCGGCACGACTGCCGGCAGTACTGTCGCCGGCGACCCATCCCGGTGTCGGCCACCTCCCTACCGCACCAGCGGCAACTCTGCGGACGGGCGCGCGTCGCGTCACGGGCGGCAGTCGGGGTCACCGAGGTCACCGCATGACTCTAAACCGGGGTATTCGCCGCGACGCGTATCATCGACGGCCGAGTCGGGAACTCCAGGGGACGTCTACGCGTTGACACTGGGTTCTCGCTTCGCCTGCGAAGCTTGGACCACTAGCGTTCATTGAGGAGTTGACGATGGCTGATCGCGTTTTGAGAGGCAGTCGCCTCGGAGCTGTGAGCTACGAGACCGACCGCAACCACGACCTGGCGCCGCGTCAGGTGGCCCGTTACCGCACCGACAACGGAGAAGAGTTCGACGTCCCCTTCGCCGACGACGCCGAGATTCCCGGCACCTGGCTGTGCCGCAACGGCATGGAAGGCACCCTGATCGAGGGTGATGTTCCCGAGCCGAAAAAGGTCAAGCCGCCCAGGACCCACTGGGACATGCTGTTGGAGCGCCGCTCGGTCGAGGAGCTCGAAGAGCTGCTCAAGGAGCGGATGGACCTGATCAAGACCCGTCGCCGCGGCAGCTGAGCCTCATCGTGTGGTACCGCGCGCCCGGTCAATCCGGGCGCGCAGGCCCCACTCGGCGACTTTGACGATCGCCTCGCGGATCGTCGAGCCATCCATCTTGGACACACCGTGCTCGCGTTCGGTGAACGTGATCGGGACCTCGGTGACGGTGAATCCGGCGTTGATGCTGCGCCAGGTCAGGTCGACCTGGAAGCCGTAGCCCTTGGTGTCGATGGCGGCGAGGTCGATCTTCTCCAGCACCTCGCGGCGATAGGCACGGTATCCGGCGGTGATGTCGTGGATGTCCACCCCGAGCAGGATGCGTGAGTATCCATTGGCGGTGCGGGACAGCACCAGCCGCCTGCGCGGCCAGTTCACCACTTCACCGCCGGGAACATAGCGCGACCCGATCACCACGTCGGCGCCGTCGTCGACGGCGTCCAGCAGGCGGTACAGCTGCTCGGGCGGGTGACTACCGTCGGCATCCATCTCCACCAGCACGGTGTACTGCCGAGCCAGTCCCCACGCGAAACCCGCGAGATAGGCCGCGCCCAGGCCCTCCTTGGCCGTCCGGTGCATGACATGAACCCGGTCCGGGTCGGCCATCGCGAGTTCGTCGGCCAGCGCGCCGGTACCGTCGGGGCTTCCGTCATCGACGATCAACAGGTGCACGTCGGGCTGCGCGGCCTGTAGCCGCTCGACGATCAACGGAAGATTCAGCCGCTCGTTGTAGGTCGGAACGATCACCAGAGTCCGCGCGCTGGGCTTCTCGACCGGCCCTCCCGTGCTGCCCCCCGGCTGCGTGGCTCTGTCACCGGGCATGCCACCGGGGACACTCATGAGGCTCCTTTGTCGTTGTCGGTCGTCACTCGCCGCCGCCGCAGGCGTGTCGGCGAGGATGAACCATTGTGCAGTATCGCCCCCAGAACTCCCGAAACGCCGAGAGCGACCAGTACCGCCTCGACGTAGGGGCCGTACCGGGTGGCCGGTGTCAGCGCGGTGTTGAGACGGATCTGTTGGACCAGGGTGGCGGGCTCGAAGAACTCGGTGCGGGCGAGCTCACGGCCGTCCGGAGCGATGACGGCGCTGATGCCGGTAGTGCCGGCGACGACGACGTAGCGGTCGTGCTCCACGGCGCGCAGCCGGCCGAAGGCCAGCTGCTGTTCGCTCATCGCCTGGTTGAACGTCGCGTTGTTGGTCGGGACGGCCAGCACCTGGGCACCGCTGCGCACCGCCTCACGGGGTGCGCGGTCGAAGATGACCTCCCAGCAGGTGGTCACTCCCACGGGGACCCCGGCGGCCTGCACGACTCCGTCTCCCTGTCCGGGCACGAAGTAACCGGCCCGGTCGGCATACGGGGAGAGCTTGCTGAAGAAGCTGCGCCACGGCAGGTATTCGCCGAACGGTTGCACGATCTGCTTGTCGTGCCGGTCCGCCGGTCCGGTCTCGGGGTTCCACACGATCACCGTGTTGTTCGACACCGGGTTGGTCGGGCTGTAGCCGTCGGCGGCGACCACGCCGCCGACCAGGATCGGTGCGTCGATGGCGTCGGCAGCCCGGGAGATCAGCTGCGCAGCGTCGGCGTTGGCCAGCGGATCGATGTCGGAGGAGTTCTCCGGCCAGATGACGAACATCGGCTGGGGCACCTGCCCGGCCCGCACCCGTTCGGCCAGTCGCAACGTCTCGGCGACGTGGTTGTCGAGCACCGCGCGGCGTTGGGCGTTGAAGTCGAGCCCCAGTCGCGGCACATTGCCCTGCACCGCGGCGACCGTGACCGGCGCGTTGTCGCCGGCACCCGCGCCGGCCTTGCGTACTGTCGGCCACGCCAGCGCCGCCGACAGGAAGACCAGCGCGATGCAGATCCCCGGGATCAGGACCGCCGGTGCGGCAGCGGCGCGGGACACCGCGTCCCGGCGCCACCAGTCGATGATCTCCAGCGTCAGGGCGGCCACGCCGAACCCCAGCAGCGCGACCGCGAAGGAAACCAACGGCGCCCCGCCCACGTAGGCCAAAGACAGCAGCGGACTCTCGGTCTGCGAGTATCCGACGACACCCCACGGAAACCCGCCGAACGGCACGGTCGACTTCAGCCACTCCTGCGCCGACCACAGCCCGGCGAACCACACGGGCCATCCGGGCAGCCGACGCACAACCACCGCCACCGCCCCGAACGCCGCAGGGAACAGCGCTTCGGCGAAGCTCAGGGCCAGCCACGGCACGGCCCCCACCAGCCCGCTGATCCAGGGCAGCAGCGGCAGGTAGAAGGTCAATCCGAAGAGCAGTCCGTAGCCGAAACCGCCGACCACGGTAGTGCCGGGTCGCTTCAGCACCCATGACAGCAGGGCGAACGCCGCGATCGCGGTGTACCACCAGCCCAGCGGGGGGAAGGCTGCATACAGGGCGATCCCGGCCGCCATCGTGACGGTCAGGGCGGGCATCCGGTCCACGACGGCCGTACCGAACCGCGCCAACCGGGAGCGCCGGCCCTCGTCGTCCGCTTCTGCCGCCTCCGCGGCCACCGGCTCAGCCATGGATGACCACCCCGCGGTGGACGGTCTGCCGACAGCGCGGCAGACGGTCGTCCAGTCTGGGCAGAACGGGCACTCGCGAGCGCGGATCGGTGGACCAGCGCTGGACCGCGTCGGCGGGCGCGGCGACGTCGAACTCGTCGGCGTCCCAGATCGCGTAGGACGCCGGGGCACCGGGAACCAGTGTGCCGGTGATGCCGTCGCGCACCCCTCCGGCACGCCACGCGCCGCGTGTGGCGGCCGAGAACGCCGCCCGCGCCGAGATCGCGCTGCCTGTGGTGTGATGCCGGGTTGCCGCGCGGACCGCGGCCCACGGGTTCATGTCGGTCACCGGGGTGTCGGAGCCGAACGCGAGTGGCACGCCTTGGGATGCTAACAGCGCGAAATGATTCATCGGCCGAGCTCGCTCAATACCGAGACGCTGGGCATACATGCCGGATTCACCGCCCCACAGCGCATCGAAGCCCGGTTGCATGCTCGCGATCACTCCCCAGCTTCCCAGCTTGGCAGCCTGCTCCTCGGTGACCATCTCGACGTGCTCGAGCCGATGTCCACACCGCGCCACCGCCACCGCCCCGTACTTCGCGACCACGGCGTCGAACGCGTCCACCGCCGCGGCCACCGCTGCATCGCCGATGACATGGAATCCTGCGGTCACGCCCACATCGGTGCAGGCCCCCAGGTGAGCCGTGATGGCCTCGATGTCGAGATAGCGGTTGCCGGTTGTGCATTCTGAGTCGGCGTAGGGCTCGTTCAACCAGGCGGTGCGCGACCCGATGGCGCCGTCGACGAACAGGTCACCGGCCAACCCGCGCGCGCCGGTCGTGTCCATCAGCGACTTGGCCGCCTCGGCGGTGTCCACCGCCTCGCCCCAGTAGCCGACGACCTCGACGCCATGCTCGAACGCGCGGAGCTCGTGCCAGTCGTCGAGACCGGCGATGTCCGGACCGGCGCATTCGTGCACCGCGACGATTCCCGCCGCGGCCGCCGCGGCCAGCGCGGCACCACGCGCCGCTGCGCGTTGAGCGGGTGTGAGCCCCGCTCGGGCCGCGGCGCGGACCCGGTGGTGGGCGTCGGCGGTCAGCGGCTCGCCGTCGGGGATGCCGGCGGCGCGCCGGAGTGCGGTCGACGCGACCGCGGAATGGACATCGATGCGGGACAGGTAGGCGAGCCGGCCGCCCACCACGGCGTCTACGTCGGCGGTGGTCGGTGCGGCACGTTCGGGCCAGCGGGTCTCGTCCCAGCCGTGCGCCCAGATCGCGCCGTCTGTGTGGGTGCGGGCGAAGTCGGCGAGCAGGTCGAGGCAGTGCCGCAGCGAGGTGGCCTGCCGCAGGTCCAGACCGGTGCGGGTGAGACCGGTGGCGGTGACGTGGACGTGGCTGTCGACGAAGGCCGGAGCGACGAACAACCCATCGAGGTCGACGACGGCCGCGTCCGGAAACTGCGCCTGTCCGACGTCGTCGCTGCCGAGCCAGGCGACCAGACCGCCGCGGACCGCCATCGCGGTGGCGTCGGGCATGGCGGGGCTGTGCACGCGCCCGTTGAGCAGCAGGGTGGTTGTCATGGGTTGGAGGTGAGTGGCGCGGTGGGCGCGAAAGTCAGTCGGTGAGCCGGCGCTGTTCGGCGCCGGGGCGGTACTCGTCGACGGTGGCGTTGACGTCATCGGCGCCGTAGGTGACGTCGTCGCTGACGTCGAGGACCTCGCCGTCGATGTAGTCGGTGCGCCGCGGCGCGCGACCGACGGCGACGCCGCCGACGGTGCTGATACCGACGATCAGCGGCGCCCGCCTGGCGGCCAGCGCGGTCACCACGGGACGCGCGGCAGCGCGGGTCGGGGGCAGCAGCAGCAGGGCTCCGAGCGCGGAGCTGGCCAGACCGGGAATCACGACGAGCACGGTACCCAGCGCGACGAGCGCACTGTCGGTCACCGTCCCGGCAGCGTTGGCGGCGGTCAGACCGGACCGAAGTCTGCGCAGGTGGCGGCGCAGCTGAGACCCGGCCAACGCCAATCCCAGGACGAACGCACCGGCGAGGGCGAGCACCGTCCAACCGAAACCGAGCGTCGAGACGAGCGCGACCAGCACGGCCAACTCAACGACCGCGTAGAGCAGGAACAGCCTCATCGCCATAGTGTGTCAACGCACGGCCGGGCGCCCGGGTTCCAGCGGCGGCTAAGAATCGGCTGTGACCGCCTGGACCTCGATGGCGGCGTGCACCTTGTCGATTCCGCCGCGCAACAGCGCCTGCGGGATGAAGTACCAGGCGTGGTTCCAGTACCGCCTGATGACCATGTCGAACACCCGTCGCGTCTCGGACTTCGGCAGCATCCGCGCGACGGCCTCCACCGGTTCACCCTTGACTTTGCCGAGGACACCGCACTTCTGGATCAGCACGCGGGGGGTGTTGTTGATCCTCTTGGTCTTCCACGAGCCGTCGTCGGTGATGATCAACAGCTTGTCCCCGTCGGGCACGCCCCACACGGGCGTCGGCTTGGGCCAGCCGTCCTTGGTGAACGTGGTCAGCAGCAGGTACTTCTCGCGGTAGACGTCGGCGAACGTCGGGGACGCCACGGGCTGTCCGGCCATCACGCCGCCTTGATCTCGACGGCGACGTTGTTCTTCATCCCGCCCCGCAGCTTGGAGAAGAAGTTGAAGGTCTTGCCCAGCAGACCGTAGCGCTCGCCGATCGCGTCGTAGGCATCACCGGCACGGGCCGGGTCGACCTTCGCGACCGCCTCGACGGCTTCGCCGAGTGGCTTCCCGCGACGGTCACATTTGGCGATGGTGACGCGAGAGGTGTTGCGGATCCGCTTGACCTTCCAGGACTTGCCCTGGGTGATCGCGATGAGACCGTCCCCGTCGGGCGCCGCCCAGATCGGTGTCGGCTTCGGACGGCCGTCTTTGGTGAATGTCGTCAGCAGGATGTACTCGGATCCGGCGATGTCGGAGAAGGTCGGGGCCATGCCGACAATCTAACCGCGCCGGCACGGCGACCCTGTGCGGCGTTGAAGGTGATGAGGTCGAGCCGCGGGCGGTCGACGATCCGGCGCTGCTCGACTGGTATCTCACGCAGCGTCGAACGTGATGAGGTCGATGCTCAGTCCGTCTTCGATGATGCTGCGCCGTGTCACTGGGGTTCCGGGTGCCGGTGGGGCCAGGGAGTGGTAGGTCGCGCCGGTGGGGGTGGTGTAGGTGGCGGTGTGGGTGCCGTCGTCATCGGTGGTGGTGACGGTCCAGCCGGGGGCGTCTTTGGCGTAGTTGCAGGTTTCACAGCTGCCCAGGCCGTTGAATGCGCTGGTCGGCCCGCCTTGGCGGTCGGGGGTGGCGTGGTCGTGGTGGCGGATCGGGGCGTCGCAGTAGGGGGTGCGGCAGCTCTGGTCGCGCACGTCGATGAACCGCGCCAGCCCGGGCGGGAAGAACCGGGCCCGTGACTCCATGGCGACCAGTTGTCCGGAGGTGGGGTGGCGGTACAAGCGGCGCAGGGTGGCTTGCGCGTCGGTTTGGGCGGCGGTCGCGGCGTCGGCGAGCAGATGACGGGCCACCGCCGCGGGTATCGGGCCGTAGCCCTGCACCCAGGCGGGGCTGGTGTCGGTGCCGAACAGGGTGGTATCGGCCATCACCAGGTTCAGCGCCACCGACACC is a window from the Mycolicibacterium poriferae genome containing:
- a CDS encoding alpha/beta fold hydrolase: MSSAESPAPRVWRFDDYTLDTARYELKCGEDVVRVEPQVFDVLAQLLSNHERCVTKEELFDAVWGGRFVGEAALTSRIKAVRRALGDDGESQRYIRTVRGRGYQFVGALRAHHGTDGEPEPQPEPEIPRQHIAFCRAGDGIRLAYAVTGDGPPLVRAANWMTHLGYDVESPVWRHWVRDMSAHHTFIRYDERGCGLSDWDAEDFTFDDWVADLESVVDAVGLDRFPLLGVSQGGAVAVAYAARHPEQVTRLVLCGAYARGRAVRAQGEDEKRAAALDLDLARVGWGRDDPAFRQVFAAQFLPDGTRADWDAFDQLQRRTTSPENAVRFLQEFAHIDVREQAGQVRCPTLILHSRNDHRVPMRYGEELAALIPDSRLVALASNNHLLTATEPAWRVFCDEVRAFLAD
- the rbpA gene encoding RNA polymerase-binding protein RbpA, producing the protein MADRVLRGSRLGAVSYETDRNHDLAPRQVARYRTDNGEEFDVPFADDAEIPGTWLCRNGMEGTLIEGDVPEPKKVKPPRTHWDMLLERRSVEELEELLKERMDLIKTRRRGS
- a CDS encoding polyprenol monophosphomannose synthase, with amino-acid sequence MSVPGGMPGDRATQPGGSTGGPVEKPSARTLVIVPTYNERLNLPLIVERLQAAQPDVHLLIVDDGSPDGTGALADELAMADPDRVHVMHRTAKEGLGAAYLAGFAWGLARQYTVLVEMDADGSHPPEQLYRLLDAVDDGADVVIGSRYVPGGEVVNWPRRRLVLSRTANGYSRILLGVDIHDITAGYRAYRREVLEKIDLAAIDTKGYGFQVDLTWRSINAGFTVTEVPITFTEREHGVSKMDGSTIREAIVKVAEWGLRARIDRARGTTR
- the lnt gene encoding apolipoprotein N-acyltransferase; translated protein: MAEPVAAEAAEADDEGRRSRLARFGTAVVDRMPALTVTMAAGIALYAAFPPLGWWYTAIAAFALLSWVLKRPGTTVVGGFGYGLLFGLTFYLPLLPWISGLVGAVPWLALSFAEALFPAAFGAVAVVVRRLPGWPVWFAGLWSAQEWLKSTVPFGGFPWGVVGYSQTESPLLSLAYVGGAPLVSFAVALLGFGVAALTLEIIDWWRRDAVSRAAAAPAVLIPGICIALVFLSAALAWPTVRKAGAGAGDNAPVTVAAVQGNVPRLGLDFNAQRRAVLDNHVAETLRLAERVRAGQVPQPMFVIWPENSSDIDPLANADAAQLISRAADAIDAPILVGGVVAADGYSPTNPVSNNTVIVWNPETGPADRHDKQIVQPFGEYLPWRSFFSKLSPYADRAGYFVPGQGDGVVQAAGVPVGVTTCWEVIFDRAPREAVRSGAQVLAVPTNNATFNQAMSEQQLAFGRLRAVEHDRYVVVAGTTGISAVIAPDGRELARTEFFEPATLVQQIRLNTALTPATRYGPYVEAVLVALGVSGVLGAILHNGSSSPTRLRRRRVTTDNDKGAS
- a CDS encoding amidohydrolase, encoding MTTTLLLNGRVHSPAMPDATAMAVRGGLVAWLGSDDVGQAQFPDAAVVDLDGLFVAPAFVDSHVHVTATGLTRTGLDLRQATSLRHCLDLLADFARTHTDGAIWAHGWDETRWPERAAPTTADVDAVVGGRLAYLSRIDVHSAVASTALRRAAGIPDGEPLTADAHHRVRAAARAGLTPAQRAAARGAALAAAAAAGIVAVHECAGPDIAGLDDWHELRAFEHGVEVVGYWGEAVDTAEAAKSLMDTTGARGLAGDLFVDGAIGSRTAWLNEPYADSECTTGNRYLDIEAITAHLGACTDVGVTAGFHVIGDAAVAAAVDAFDAVVAKYGAVAVARCGHRLEHVEMVTEEQAAKLGSWGVIASMQPGFDALWGGESGMYAQRLGIERARPMNHFALLASQGVPLAFGSDTPVTDMNPWAAVRAATRHHTTGSAISARAAFSAATRGAWRAGGVRDGITGTLVPGAPASYAIWDADEFDVAAPADAVQRWSTDPRSRVPVLPRLDDRLPRCRQTVHRGVVIHG
- a CDS encoding FxsA family protein; amino-acid sequence: MAMRLFLLYAVVELAVLVALVSTLGFGWTVLALAGAFVLGLALAGSQLRRHLRRLRSGLTAANAAGTVTDSALVALGTVLVVIPGLASSALGALLLLPPTRAAARPVVTALAARRAPLIVGISTVGGVAVGRAPRRTDYIDGEVLDVSDDVTYGADDVNATVDEYRPGAEQRRLTD
- a CDS encoding PPOX class F420-dependent oxidoreductase, with translation MAGQPVASPTFADVYREKYLLLTTFTKDGWPKPTPVWGVPDGDKLLIITDDGSWKTKRINNTPRVLIQKCGVLGKVKGEPVEAVARMLPKSETRRVFDMVIRRYWNHAWYFIPQALLRGGIDKVHAAIEVQAVTADS
- a CDS encoding PPOX class F420-dependent oxidoreductase, yielding MAPTFSDIAGSEYILLTTFTKDGRPKPTPIWAAPDGDGLIAITQGKSWKVKRIRNTSRVTIAKCDRRGKPLGEAVEAVAKVDPARAGDAYDAIGERYGLLGKTFNFFSKLRGGMKNNVAVEIKAA